The Carassius gibelio isolate Cgi1373 ecotype wild population from Czech Republic chromosome A1, carGib1.2-hapl.c, whole genome shotgun sequence region CTAAATTCGCAGtacagtaccgtatttttcggactataagtcgcaccggactataagtcgcatttatttagaaccaagagaaaacattaccgtctccagccacgagagggcgctctatgttttaagtgtagactacaggagaactgagcagcatagagcgccctctcgtggctgtaaacGGTAATGCTTTCTATtggtcgcacctgactataagtcgcaggaccagctaaactatgaaaaaagtgcgaaaaaaaaaagtccggaaaatacggtatatactcGACATTGTATGCAACATATGACTTTGCCGAACAGTACATATGCAGAACACTACACATACTTACTAGGCAGCATCCCACAACATTCATGTACTACACGTATTCAGAAGCATGCCGTTGTCTCACCTGCCCAGGATGGTCATGGCCTCTCCGTCATCTTTGCAGCTCAGCAGCTGATGGATGTTAGCGTCGAGCACCGACAGCGCTAGCTGGAAGATGACCTTGATGCCCTCGTAGAAGAAGCAGTCGACCACCACCACGGCGCTCTCGAAGGGCATGACGGACAGGAAGAGCGTGAGGAACCAGGACAGAGAGATGGTGGAGATGACACTCAGAGCCTGCATGCAGTCGTACAGCTGAGGAACGTAGACGTGAGCCAGCTCCTCGAACACACCCTGGTCCACCAGagcacctgacacacacacacattaaattaattttgtacaaaaacagtactctctctctctctctctctctctatatatatatatatatacaattttcttcaaaaattctgttttaatttcttctggatttattatctttttattaaaaaaaaagttttatataaacaaaaaaagtaatataatattcagagtccaaattaaaaaacaaatattattcaaaaatgtaaaatatggacTCATATGGTTCTTCGTCTCAAGCCCTCAtttgatatacatttattatccaaaatgttggtaatcaaacaaAAGCGTATAACATTAACAActtaattaatcttttaaaatgtaatcggATGAAAATGAATCAATTCcttatattttttggcaaacaaactgCTGCACAACAAAggtttactattaaaataaaaacatggaataaatgcaatttattattataattactttgAGGTCTACATTCTATTCAATAACACTTTCATTGGTTCACGGTGAAtccattttatattattgtattttattttgtaatatatatgtcCTTTAAGACCTTTGAGTTTTTGTGTGTATCTGATGATAGTGTTATGAATTGAAATGGAGAAATACTGTTGAAGTGACTGGAGTGAGATGAAGTTTCTGTCACAAACTGTGTTATACTGTAAATTCCACGTTATGTCAGCATTCAGTGATTCCACTGGTGGGATGTAAGAAGCCGGATGATCCCGGAGCTCACCCACGACTCTGGTGTTGTAGTAGTCGGGAAGCATGCGCTCACATAAGGCCACCAGCAGCCAGAAGGCCTCTTCCTCTTTAGCGTACAGCAGCAGGACGGAGGTCACGATGTTCATGGCCTGCAGAAGACGACAGACAGGCATTATGAGGGGGCTGCGGGGGCATTTATCACAGATGGTGTGTTGCTGTGGGTGGTACCTGGCAGTAGCCGATGTTGGGGTTTCGGAAGGCGTACGCAGTGAGGACTCGACGCAGGGCAGCGATGCCCATCTCGTTCTGAAAGGCCGGGTGCTCAGGAAGAGAGCGGTGCAGGTCTCTCTCGATCTCCTCTGTGGCCAGATTATATTTCCCCATCGACTTCTCCACCAGATCCTCATAATAACCAGGATGAGTGGCCATCTCATTAACCGCCCCTGAACACACCAACATACAGATAAACAACAGATCCCTCAAATAATCAACAGCTCAAATGTATACAAACCATTCAgatgatatttagatattttttttacttgtgtatatatatatataaacataagtcTGAATATgcataatgcaaaaaaacaaacaaaaaaacacgtaCCATCATATTAAAATACCATGTACATTTGGTTACAACTTGCTCATTGCTTCTGTACTTCATTAGCCACATTTCACTGAATTGTCTGAGCTGATCATTATAATAATACTTGTTATGATAGAATACTGATAATACTTGTTCAACTTCAAGAGGGCAGTTTAACATTACTTGAGGTATTTTCAAAGCTATTTCAGGCTGATGATTTTATCATATTGTTCCTCGTGCTAATGCAGACAACTGTGAAGGCAAACAAGGCAGCTGTTGTTTTCTACAGCAGAAGTGTGTTTGTGCAGTCATGTGATTCAGTTTGTGCACTGGCCTATAACGCTTTCAAGTGTGCATGACTCGGACTCCCATCTAACAAACAGGAAGCAGTGCTGTTTTAGACAAACAGGTATGTGCACTGAACCACAAAACAaccacacaaaaaacaaaaacaaaagcaggtGAAGGCACAAGTAAAACAGAGATACAAATACTAAGTCTAGTGCAGTGGCTGGTTTTGCAATCAGGACATTAAGAGTTGATTATTGATTCTTGCATAGAACATCTTGCATGCAAacctaaaatgtattattgtttattttataatggttattTTTACCAAcacgtttctttattttttatttatttagaaaataatttaatgcattaaacacCTCATACTCTGAGCAAACCATATTTAACGTAGTCTGGGTCAAATTTCCTTTTGCTTTGcctatttaaattcattttcttaaaatcggacttaaaatgcatttatgtttttttttgtttgttttttttaaataactattgaGTCATGTTTCCATTTTCTTTGcatatttttgcttaaaaaatacGTCAtcgttttctttttcattattatattatatttttaccaacaaaaatgttagacatttttaaatgatattatttcattttttttttattattgttttagtattcatttatttagacaaTAATTGTTTGCATAAAACACATCATGGTCCACATAAACCATATTTAATGTATTCTgatgtataatgtatgtgtgtgtaggtgaTATGACTGGTTATCTGATTAGTTATTAATAACTTGAATCCAGAGTTGTTTTCAGCCAGCTGTGGGCCGCATGACTCACCAGAAAACAGGAGCCAGAGCTCTCCTCTCATGTTGTCTGGGATGCCCCGCAGCACCAGCTCTCTGGTCTTCTCTGTGCGGTACATACACACTCCCTGGCCGTATTCGCTGAAGTGATTCTTCCAGGCCTGCTCCTTCAGAAACTCTTTAGCCTGAAATCATACGAGTGTAAAGAGTGCATCTCATCACTGTCACGGTCTCGACTTCATCTTCAGAAGTGCTGATGAAGGAAACTAAGACTTGGCAAAGAAGCGACGCCAGAGAGCCGTGGACTTCTATTCAATCACTTTCTATTCTGAAATTGAAAATGTGCGGCATTTAATGTATATAAAAGATTTAGATTAGACAATCTTACGAGTCAAAAATGACTTGAATACTCTTCTGAATGCAAAATGCATAAGTCTGTGCAAGCTTTATGCCCTAATTCTGTGTTACCAAATTAAAAAAAGCCTAGTCATTTTAAAGCAAATGACTTGGATAAGCAGATTTTTTCAGGTCATTTGTTGCAGGGTCTTCTCATAAGGTGCACTTCCTGTGTGCGTCTTACTAAAGTATGTGCTTTACCCACAATGACCTGCATCTGACTCCAGCCTTTGAACTCTGACTGGATGAGGAGCGTGCAAATGCTGAGAAACAGACACCTGTAACCGCACCATatacaactaaaactaaaaacacttttagtacttcaaataaaaacaatagctgaaatgaaatatgaaaataaatgttactttttttttataaatcatatattatactttattataaaaataaaatatgagaaaACCTACATTCAATACGGCAACAAAAGAAAAAGGTTCAGGTTATTTTGATTTAGTTCAacttgaaatactaaaataactcaaacttaatcagctaaaacaaataaataaaaatttataaaaaaatatataataataaactattattgTATTTCACTGACACTAACATAACACTGGGACAAAACATTGGGACAAAATGCTATGTTGTTTGTCAACAGCCAATAATTAAGCTCCAAATCTATACATCTTCGCATAAGATTTGTTTACACtgacaattaatattcattttaaattacaaatataaccATTGACTTGACATTGGTGTCTTCCTGTTGTTTTATAAAATCAAGCAGCCACTCAAGGTCATACATAGCAGTGATTTAACTGCGTTTAAGGCGCAGCTCTTAGCCATGGTAAAATGACTATAATACACAGCCCCTTGCAGTATTTGTCAGGACACATTTCTATCCTAATAATCCTGTCATTTGTGTCCTGAATTCACATCAGTTCCTGTCCTTCTCCGTCCCTGCTCTCAGTAAACAGTGCTAAAAGCAGTGCTGTGGTACCAGTTTGGGGTTGAACTCCTCCGGGGAGCGCCGGCGGTACATGGTCATCAGGGCCTGTGTTGCAGTGGGAACCCTGCTCTCATTGAGATTGAACTGTCTGTCACTGTCTCCCTCAGAGCTGAGGACGCTGCGCTGCGGACTGCACGagtacacctacacacacacagcacaagacacAAGAGAGTACagcaaatacattcaaataaatgctgttctcctcaaaaaacattcaaaaaattgtttccacaaaaatatgcatcatgcgacactgaagaatgcagtaatgatgctgaaaatgcatctttgatcacaggaataaatttcattttacaatatactgaaatagaaaacagttattttaaatcataaaagaatttcacaatattactgtttttatggcatttttttattataaatgcagccttggtgagcagaagagacttctttcttcTTTTAAATAACCAGAGAattcaaaggaacagcatttagcGTTTGTAACACTATAACtctcacttttgttcaatttaatccATCCTTGCTTCCCATTTTTCCCccgatttatttctttaataaatctTACCGAGCCTAATTTTTTAACAGTACTGTCTATATACAAATATAGTAAAACTATAAATCTAGAAATATTTCTAGGAATAAACACCAATAGACAAATAAACGTTGTTGTTCCCACCTCGTCGTCTGAGCTGCTGAGGCTGCTCGTGATTTCCCGCTCAAAGTAGATTTTGGAGGTGGTCTGCTGCAGGAAGTCTGAGATCCTCTGCACCAGGAAGTCCCGGTCTTTGAGGTTGGCGAAGAGGAAGGTCATTTTGTTTTTGGTGCTGATTGACAAGGGGCTGGGAAGGACGTTACAGCTGTCGGCTTTCTCGACGATGGTCACCTAGTGAAGAAAGATGCAAAAGGCCACTCACAACCCATTTTATGTCCTCAATGTGCCATAATCAATATTCAAAATGTCTTAATGTTGCAAGAACTGATTGGATTGTAAAACACTGTAGAGAATGCAGGATAAAACCATGTTTAATGTGCATGCTGTGTACTCTTGGTGTGACGCACCTCTCTGAGTGGGATAATCAGACTGCAGGTGGTCTCCTCTTTACTGGTGAAGCAGATGTAATTAGTGGAGACGAACATCTGTCCAAGGATGTGCATCTTGTTAAAGGGAGTCCACAGTGTGCAGTCTGTGTGCCCATCCAATTTCTCATCTTTCGGCAGGCGGAAAAGTGCCCGGTATCGCTCACTTTTAGCCCTGGCATCCAAGTCCCTGAAGTCACAAAAACAATAGAATAATGAAAAAGGTTGCTATAAGTTTCCTAAAATTCTACAATACTGTCACTGTGCTATAAAACTGGTGGAAATGCATGTCTAAGTTTCACATAATCCTCTAAGCTCTCACAGAAGGATTTGCTACTCTCAATTTCACACAGATGACAGATGGCCATTCACTCCAAAATATAATTCTTCACTATTTTGTATTTCAGCTGCCATTTTTAAGACAATTACTGTAGGAATCGGACTTAAGTTTCTGATATTATCTAATAAATACAATATGCAGCTGTTCTGTGACTGACCTCAAtggaaaaatatttcataatcaggattattaactttttttttacagtaaaataatgctaaacaataaatatcggccgataattaatgcgcatctcgtcagtaaagccggttcagCAGATATTTATCATGCACCCTTATCAAATACTTCATATCATAAGTAATTTAGCTTCTCaggtaaatgtatcttgatttaaaaatatttaaatataataaaaatataaatataataaatacaagtcTATATTATCCAATCTAatctaaaaatgatttttattttatttaaatttatttgaatttattaattagtttacatttattaagaattttttatttagatatattccACAGTAACAGTACATACCGCTATAATTACAgcaattataatgatttttttttgcaagaaattaAATTCAATGCATAATAAACTAGTAATGTCTATTTTTGATAATCTACTGAAATAAACTCTGCACAAATGAATAGTACTTCACTAGGAgctcatttaataaaataagttagaTAAATAACTAAATGAGTgtaatcaaatttaaataaatatttaaacaagtttcttttaaataaacagatttatttttacactttatgGGAAAAATTTCAAAAGATTAATCTGcagcaaatgaataaatgttgcatcagtgcaaaaacatatatatatatatacacacattattacATATACATTATTTCAACTCCTATCAGTTTTCTACCATCACTTGATCTTGATTGATCTACTTTATCGTCAAGGTCAAGGTCAACTTTATTATCCCTGAACTCACACACCTTTTGAGGGCCGACACTTTCTTGGGCGACTTCTTCTTGAGTTTGGGCAGAGAGCGGTCCTGCTCGAAGCTCTTGTTTTCCAGCAGCTGTCTCATGGCTATGTTGGCGAGCTGCTCCATGAGTTTGAAGGTCTCGTTGATGTTGAGGAAGACGGAGAAGACGTGCTCGCTGCAGCGTGTGCTGACACGCACCATGTCTGGCAGCAGCAGCGTGGCGTTCTTCTCCAGCTGAGTGATGTCGGCCCAGCGGATCACCAGCTTAGCTGAAACAAACCAGTACTCACACTGAGTCAGGAGTGAAGACCGCATCTAAATATGGGAGTGAATCCCGAGTGTATATGAAACAGAACTCGCTCGCAAAACTGCAATGtaacctgcaaaggtttcccgtCTTGCATGTTTGGTATCTGCGAATTTTTACAAAAGTAATATTACAACGACCAAAGACAATTATGTTCTGTGATTTTAACTAAAATACGTCAACAAAGCCGTCATGTTTGGTTGGAAAGTTGGGAAGGCTGCTCTGCAGAGTGCTCTCTTGGAGGGTTGCCATGTCCTCTTTTTATAAACAATGCTTATTAAGCGTCTTTGTGCTTGGTGTTTATGCTCAGCTCAGCTAATAAAGCAATCCATTTTAAATTCGGTTTATATCCAAGATAACACGCTTGGATCCTATTTACCGTTTTTATAGAAATATCTGGCAAAACTGAGTCAAGGAGTACTTTGTTTCCTGTGATTTATTGCACCACAACTGTGGTACGTGTTTAAATATGTCAATAACAACAAGCTGTTCAGTTCAGCTCCTCACACTGTGTAGATTTTCTGTAAATATGGTTGCCATTACCTGTATTTTTCAGGAGTTAATTAGTTTGTAGCATGTGTAAATCACTGAACTGTGTGTGAACAGAACAGGATTGAGCACTAAAAGATGAACTGAAGTCAATAACTACTCACCAGTGTTATTTCTCAATAtcactgatatactattatatattttaatattctgaattagtaatttatcttttatatatttatttattgaaaaaaatttttttttttgctttgtgcttttgtaatttaaagaaaaaaaaatgtctatatagtttttaattgtactttttttatatttttgttttattttaatgcttaaagggatagttcacctacagttgatggtccccattgaccaatttatttatagtttgtttttatttattttagttaacatttatgttatttcaagtaacacatgtttttttaaatggttctAGTTTTAAATGTGTGTTAACGATAATAACCCTGCTACTCACTTCAGGGGGATATTGTCAATAATGTAACCagtttaataatataaaactattgATGATTGATTGTGTTTTTCCGCAATCCACCACCTTCATcttgtctttttaaatgtaaaaacacaaagcCAGTATGTTTAACAATACGGTCCTGACTCTAAACTGTTATCACTGGTGTACTGTCAACATGTCTAATTGTAACATTTGCTGACATTTTTAATTCAAAACCGAAATACAATTGGACCAGACGCCCGGCCCTGATGTGTTGTTGCACATCGTATCCATCGGGGGCAGTACTCACCCTCTTTCCCGAGCAGGTAGGAGTAAAAGCAGAGGTGGTTGATGCTGAGGTACAGCCAGCCCTGCCGCGGCACCTTGCCCTTCCAGTAGCTGCAGGAGTAATAATTGACCAGCTTCTCCTCCTCCGGCATGACGAAGAGCTTGCGAAACTTAGCGATGGCCTCCTTAAACTTATCCGTGTCATCATCCTCTCTGATATCATGGCTTTTGTTGTATTCGGCTATAATGCCCTGCACAcaagcacacagacagacacgtgTAAGCACTTAAGCACTGATGAAATGAATAGCGTGTTTGAAACGCTAATGTGTCACCTGTATTTTGCCCTTGACGAAGGTGGTGATGTCGTTCTCGTTCTCGAAGATGGAGAGCGTCTGCAGCAGATTCTGCTCCAGCCATTCCCAGTTCTCCGTGATCTCCTTACGAGAGCTCCCTGCCAGAAACAAATACCTCTGCGTCATCAAATCATACTAATCCACACATTTGCCATGATGCATTTCCGCAGCGACTTCATTTGCTCAGATCTGAACAGCAGATGGGTTCGGGTTCATTATTTAATTAGCTCTGTTTTAGCACAGCTCTCCTCAGATAATAAATCAAGCACATTACTGGCAAGACACATGATTGGTTAAAATCGTTCTGTGTCCTTCAATTATGTACAGAGGGAAataagcaattatttaaaaaactaacTATCAATGCTCCATTTGCTGtttaaccaaaactaaaaaaataaataaaaaataaaaataataataagtgttaaaatttatatttaatattaagctTTAATATATGTATACGTGCGTGAaatctaatattaaatattaataatatttgaataaaataaaaaaacaacaacaaagaaatctaatatttatataattttatatttatgttttttttagatatttataataatattataatgtgtgttaatttataacattaaattaatttagctGTTTAGATTTTCTGACAactaaaaatttatattaaatatattaaatgtaatcttaatattattttttataaatctatatacatgtaactttaatattaaatattaataatgacatt contains the following coding sequences:
- the LOC128020184 gene encoding TBC1 domain family member 9, with product MWVNPEEVLLASALWMTERANPYFILQKRKGHGDGGGGLAGLLVGTLDVVLDSSARVAPYRILYQTPDSLLYWTIAHGSSRKEITENWEWLEQNLLQTLSIFENENDITTFVKGKIQGIIAEYNKSHDIREDDDTDKFKEAIAKFRKLFVMPEEEKLVNYYSCSYWKGKVPRQGWLYLSINHLCFYSYLLGKEAKLVIRWADITQLEKNATLLLPDMVRVSTRCSEHVFSVFLNINETFKLMEQLANIAMRQLLENKSFEQDRSLPKLKKKSPKKVSALKRDLDARAKSERYRALFRLPKDEKLDGHTDCTLWTPFNKMHILGQMFVSTNYICFTSKEETTCSLIIPLREVTIVEKADSCNVLPSPLSISTKNKMTFLFANLKDRDFLVQRISDFLQQTTSKIYFEREITSSLSSSDDEVYSCSPQRSVLSSEGDSDRQFNLNESRVPTATQALMTMYRRRSPEEFNPKLAKEFLKEQAWKNHFSEYGQGVCMYRTEKTRELVLRGIPDNMRGELWLLFSGAVNEMATHPGYYEDLVEKSMGKYNLATEEIERDLHRSLPEHPAFQNEMGIAALRRVLTAYAFRNPNIGYCQAMNIVTSVLLLYAKEEEAFWLLVALCERMLPDYYNTRVVGALVDQGVFEELAHVYVPQLYDCMQALSVISTISLSWFLTLFLSVMPFESAVVVVDCFFYEGIKVIFQLALSVLDANIHQLLSCKDDGEAMTILGRYLDSVTNRDSTLPPIPHLHSLLTDNRDPHPEVDIFKLVRISYEKFGSIRADVIEQMRFKQRLRVIQAIEDTTKRNVVRTIVTETPFSIDELEELYTLFKSEHLTSCYWGSTSDPSSRHDPSLPYLDQYRIDLEQFRVLFVLLFPWAGGTHTDDLALRVFRLLDHNADALINFREFICGLSVLCHGDLTEKLTFLYKIHILPELHPEQEEPDSACEAMQYFFEDIAPEASSGLDQKNRAEKHDGFVTFKSEKVKKTHTPDYRMYLRLWNQETKAKLENMRDLPKLNQSQFIELCKTLYNMFSEDPNEQELYHATATVTSLLLEMGEVGKLFCSPAHKDEDEDDEDDRSQACRSKQERARRKPCDGETNSCFTGPFEDIKLEDSSPKDTAMSSAMLISDDETKDDTSMSSYSVLSAGSHELDDKLQCEDIAEDTMLIRNGEPYTGVGHHGNTGLPHSASIDKDWAITFLQFLASVLTEQALVRYFEKPVEIGARITNAKNVRKVGHQNMSLSDYEISLSG